A region of Bacillus cabrialesii DNA encodes the following proteins:
- a CDS encoding DegT/DnrJ/EryC1/StrS family aminotransferase, with protein sequence MVQKRNHFLPYSLPLIGKEEIQEVTETLESGWLSKGPKVQQFEKEFAAFVGAKHAVALNSCTAALFLALKAKGIGPGDEVITSPLTFSSTANTIIHTGATPVFADIDENTLNIDPEKLEAAVTPRTKAVVPVHFGGQSCDMDAILAIAKKHGLFVLEDAAHAVYTTYKQRMIGSIGDATAFSFYATKNLATGEGGMLTTDDEELADNIRVLSLHGMSKAAWNRYSSNGSWYYEVESPGYKMNMFDLQAALGLHQLKRLDEMQKRREEIAGRYQAAFQRIPGLITPFVHADGRHAWHLYVLQVDEKQAGVTRGEMITALKDEYNIGTSVHFIPVHIHPYYQKQFGFKEADFPIALNYYKRTLSLPLYPSMSDEDVNDVIEAVRDIVKGAG encoded by the coding sequence ATGGTGCAAAAGAGAAATCATTTTCTTCCTTACTCATTGCCGTTAATCGGCAAGGAAGAGATTCAGGAGGTTACAGAAACGCTTGAATCGGGATGGCTCTCCAAAGGCCCGAAGGTTCAGCAGTTTGAAAAAGAATTTGCCGCGTTTGTCGGGGCGAAGCATGCCGTGGCGCTGAATTCATGTACCGCTGCTTTATTTTTGGCTTTGAAAGCAAAAGGGATCGGGCCGGGTGACGAGGTCATTACCTCACCGCTTACATTCAGCTCGACCGCCAATACGATTATTCATACAGGAGCGACGCCTGTGTTTGCGGACATTGATGAAAACACGCTCAATATTGACCCGGAAAAGCTTGAAGCGGCCGTCACACCGCGAACGAAAGCAGTTGTACCCGTCCACTTCGGCGGGCAGTCCTGCGATATGGATGCGATATTGGCGATTGCCAAAAAGCATGGCTTATTCGTACTGGAGGATGCGGCACATGCGGTGTATACGACTTATAAGCAAAGAATGATCGGTTCTATCGGGGATGCGACGGCATTCAGCTTTTATGCCACCAAAAACCTCGCGACAGGTGAAGGCGGCATGCTGACGACAGACGATGAGGAGCTTGCTGACAACATCCGGGTGCTGAGCCTTCACGGCATGAGCAAAGCCGCGTGGAACCGTTATTCTTCAAATGGCAGCTGGTATTATGAAGTCGAATCGCCCGGCTATAAGATGAACATGTTTGATTTGCAGGCGGCTCTCGGTCTTCATCAGCTGAAACGGCTGGATGAGATGCAGAAACGGAGAGAAGAGATTGCCGGCCGTTACCAAGCCGCTTTTCAGAGAATTCCGGGGCTGATCACGCCGTTTGTTCATGCTGACGGCAGGCATGCCTGGCATTTATATGTTTTGCAAGTTGATGAAAAACAGGCCGGTGTCACGCGCGGCGAAATGATTACGGCTTTAAAGGATGAATACAATATCGGCACAAGCGTTCATTTTATTCCCGTGCACATTCATCCGTACTATCAAAAGCAATTCGGTTTTAAGGAAGCGGACTTCCCGATCGCTTTGAATTACTATAAACGAACCCTGTCGCTCCCGCTCTATCCATCAATGTCTGACGAGGATGTAAATGATGTCATTGAAGCTGTGCGGGATATCGTAAAAGGGGCTGGTTAA
- a CDS encoding CDP-glycerol glycerophosphotransferase family protein: MSAYLSNYWVLYRKYVELLDRLRYKGIPLGLISNFYQYISPELRVMMEEEPELFGPVDQHIDEGQIQPFFEEKIQNIVKANVEPVKGKVILHFDYLRFTNENYYQFDPEKTAVLARWSLPHYCDLPVMSKREIADSCQKGDPKPYLETACSILAPFDDHPAFGDQAFRDRLYKDIPLFMEAIDTVDALFEQEKISAVVVGTAEDIYSRVLALMCHRRGIVSICLQHGALMGDEAFIPVFTTYQAVFGAYEAEWFKRKGCKPEQILVTGHPRFDQIFDRTPMDMSAFYRKLSFHPSKKIVLIATQPFSEDFYSGVLEGLSDQKQLQIIIKPHPWEIGKNKLDLYHAAAKKHKACRVIKKELELYDVLPYADAAVTQTSTVGLEAMLFEKPVLIGKSTGNRTYPYYESLGDFMFDQPDELARTLIEVLRSPAVHQKAEEARLAFTAANYPVAESTNALFSELKDKTGVDYRREDSE, from the coding sequence TTGTCGGCCTATTTAAGCAATTATTGGGTGCTGTACCGGAAGTATGTGGAGCTTCTTGACAGACTTCGCTACAAGGGGATTCCGCTTGGGCTTATCAGCAATTTTTATCAATACATCAGCCCTGAGCTTCGAGTGATGATGGAAGAAGAACCAGAGTTATTTGGACCAGTGGATCAGCATATCGATGAAGGGCAGATTCAGCCGTTTTTTGAAGAAAAAATACAAAATATAGTCAAAGCAAACGTCGAACCTGTTAAAGGGAAAGTCATTTTGCACTTTGATTATCTGCGTTTTACGAACGAAAATTACTATCAGTTTGATCCTGAAAAAACAGCTGTTTTGGCCAGATGGAGCTTGCCGCATTATTGTGATCTGCCTGTGATGAGCAAGCGTGAAATTGCGGATTCATGCCAAAAAGGCGACCCGAAGCCGTATCTCGAGACAGCCTGTTCGATTCTCGCTCCGTTCGATGACCACCCGGCTTTCGGTGATCAAGCGTTTCGCGACCGGCTATACAAAGATATTCCTTTATTTATGGAAGCCATTGATACGGTTGATGCGCTGTTTGAGCAGGAGAAGATTTCGGCTGTTGTCGTCGGTACGGCAGAAGATATTTACAGCAGGGTGCTCGCTCTCATGTGTCACAGGAGAGGGATCGTCAGCATTTGTCTTCAGCATGGCGCATTGATGGGAGATGAAGCCTTCATTCCTGTTTTTACAACCTATCAAGCTGTTTTTGGTGCGTATGAAGCGGAGTGGTTCAAACGAAAAGGCTGTAAACCTGAGCAGATTCTCGTGACAGGACATCCCCGCTTCGATCAGATTTTTGACAGAACCCCTATGGATATGTCCGCATTCTATCGAAAGCTTTCTTTTCATCCGTCAAAAAAAATCGTGCTCATTGCGACCCAGCCTTTTTCGGAAGATTTTTATTCGGGTGTGCTGGAAGGGCTTTCTGATCAGAAACAGCTGCAAATTATCATCAAGCCTCATCCGTGGGAAATCGGAAAAAACAAGCTTGATCTGTATCACGCAGCGGCGAAAAAACATAAAGCATGCAGAGTCATCAAAAAGGAGCTGGAGCTGTATGATGTGCTGCCGTATGCTGACGCGGCAGTGACGCAAACCTCAACGGTCGGACTTGAAGCTATGCTGTTTGAAAAGCCTGTGCTGATCGGGAAATCAACCGGAAACCGCACATATCCGTATTATGAGTCTCTTGGCGATTTTATGTTTGATCAGCCGGATGAACTGGCGCGTACCTTGATTGAGGTTCTTCGAAGTCCCGCCGTGCATCAAAAAGCAGAAGAGGCGCGTCTGGCATTCACAGCAGCCAATTATCCGGTGGCAGAATCAACAAACGCTTTATTTTCGGAACTGAAAGACAAAACAGGGGTTGATTACAGGCGGGAAGATAGTGAATAA
- the spsA gene encoding spore coat dTDP-glycosyltransferase SpsA, with protein MPKVSVIMTSYNKSDYVAKSISSILSQTFSDFELFIMDDNSNEETLNVIRPFLNDSRVRFYQSDVSGVKERTEKTRYAALINQAIEMAEGEYITYATDDNIYMPDRLLKMVQELDAHPEKAVIYSASKTYHLNEHRAIVKETVRPAAQVTWNAPCAIDHCSVMHRYSVLEKVKEKFGSCWDESPAFYRIGDARFFWRVNHFYPFYPLAEELDLNYITDQSIHFQLFESEKNEFVRNLPPQRNCRELRESLKKLGMG; from the coding sequence TTGCCGAAAGTATCAGTCATTATGACGAGCTATAACAAAAGCGATTATGTGGCAAAGTCCATTTCTAGCATACTCTCACAAACGTTTTCAGATTTTGAATTGTTTATTATGGATGACAACTCCAATGAAGAGACGCTGAATGTAATCCGTCCTTTTTTGAATGATAGCCGAGTGCGTTTTTATCAAAGCGATGTGTCTGGAGTGAAGGAAAGAACGGAAAAAACGAGGTACGCTGCGCTGATCAATCAGGCGATTGAGATGGCGGAAGGCGAATATATCACCTATGCAACCGATGACAACATTTATATGCCGGACCGGCTCCTGAAAATGGTGCAGGAACTCGATGCTCATCCTGAAAAGGCTGTGATTTACTCAGCCTCCAAAACCTATCATTTAAACGAGCATCGCGCCATTGTAAAAGAAACCGTCAGGCCTGCCGCTCAAGTGACTTGGAACGCGCCGTGCGCCATCGATCATTGCTCGGTGATGCACAGGTATTCTGTGCTTGAGAAGGTAAAGGAGAAATTTGGCTCCTGTTGGGATGAAAGCCCGGCGTTTTACCGGATCGGGGATGCCCGATTCTTTTGGAGAGTCAACCATTTTTATCCGTTTTACCCGCTGGCCGAGGAGCTGGATCTGAATTATATTACCGACCAATCGATTCACTTTCAGCTGTTTGAATCAGAAAAAAATGAATTCGTCAGGAACCTTCCTCCGCAGCGCAATTGCCGCGAGCTGCGTGAATCATTAAAAAAGCTTGGAATGGGGTGA
- the gerQ gene encoding spore coat protein GerQ: protein MKPKKNQYQQMQAFDNMQGYQPQYGANPYPQQGQGGQMQMMGMQPMMPMQQGQQGQQGFGFPGQQQGGGFQIPSGPTPSAPGQSVPGMLPVEESYIENILRLNRGKTATIYMTFENSKEWGSKIFRGVIEAAGRDHIILSDPKSGTRYLLLTIYLDYITFDEEIAYTYPYSMSSYSPR, encoded by the coding sequence ATGAAACCGAAAAAAAATCAATATCAGCAAATGCAGGCATTTGATAATATGCAGGGGTATCAGCCTCAATACGGCGCCAATCCGTACCCGCAGCAAGGCCAAGGCGGACAAATGCAGATGATGGGGATGCAGCCAATGATGCCAATGCAGCAGGGGCAGCAAGGACAGCAGGGCTTCGGATTCCCGGGACAGCAGCAAGGCGGTGGATTTCAGATTCCATCGGGTCCGACACCGTCAGCGCCGGGCCAAAGCGTTCCAGGTATGCTTCCTGTTGAGGAATCTTACATTGAGAATATTTTGCGCCTGAACCGTGGAAAAACGGCCACCATTTATATGACTTTTGAAAACAGCAAGGAATGGGGCTCGAAGATCTTTCGCGGTGTCATCGAGGCCGCGGGCCGGGATCACATTATCCTCAGCGACCCGAAATCAGGCACACGCTACCTGCTCCTGACAATCTACCTCGATTACATTACATTTGATGAAGAAATTGCCTATACGTATCCGTATTCCATGTCGTCCTATTCGCCAAGATAA
- a CDS encoding DUF423 domain-containing protein — protein MKVFIILGAINALLAVGLGAFGAHGLEGKIPDKYLQVWHTGVQYHMYHALGLFVVAFLADKLSGIGSVTTAGWLMFAGIVLFSGSLYILSVTQVSILGAITPLGGVAFIISWIMIVVAAVKYL, from the coding sequence ATGAAAGTTTTTATCATATTAGGGGCCATTAACGCCCTGCTTGCCGTGGGACTCGGGGCATTTGGCGCTCACGGATTAGAAGGGAAAATCCCTGATAAATATCTTCAGGTTTGGCACACCGGTGTGCAGTATCATATGTATCACGCCCTTGGGCTTTTCGTTGTCGCGTTTCTGGCCGATAAATTATCCGGCATCGGCAGTGTCACGACAGCCGGCTGGCTGATGTTCGCGGGAATTGTGCTGTTTTCCGGAAGCTTATATATTCTCAGTGTGACGCAAGTCTCTATTCTTGGGGCCATTACCCCGCTCGGCGGTGTGGCGTTTATTATTTCTTGGATTATGATCGTCGTCGCAGCCGTCAAATATCTATAA
- a CDS encoding purine/pyrimidine permease, producing the protein MKLVLGALQWTAFIIAAAIVVPVAVAQSFHLDHSDSARLIQSTFFVLGIAAVIQCLKGHRLPINESPAGLWWGVYTIYAGLAGTVFATYGDTLRGLQGALLVSAVCFFLLSVFKVIDRLAALFTPVVTGVYLLLLVMQLSQPIIKGILGIGYRKDGVDGLVFGLALVVIAAAFLMTNSNIMFFKQYSILLALFGGWVLFAAAGAAKPMEMPDRLFQLPSLFPFGTPLFNSGLIITSVFITILLIVNMLASMKVVDIAVKKFGKQPDGQHHERHAGFAASFSHLLSGLTGAIAPVPISGAAGFIETTKMPSKKPFMIGSILVVVISVIPFFMNAFASLPSPVGFAVNFVVFSAMGGLAFAEFDSYEKAELKRVRSVIGISLLTGVGIMFVPETALKGLHPVFISLLSNGLVLGTLAAIAADQFQLWRRKKSDNLVSSENKH; encoded by the coding sequence GTGAAATTGGTTCTTGGCGCACTCCAATGGACAGCGTTTATCATTGCTGCGGCGATTGTTGTTCCGGTGGCGGTTGCCCAGTCGTTTCATTTGGATCACTCTGATTCTGCGAGACTGATCCAAAGCACCTTTTTTGTACTGGGAATTGCCGCGGTCATTCAGTGTTTGAAAGGCCACAGACTGCCGATCAATGAAAGCCCCGCAGGCTTGTGGTGGGGAGTGTATACGATCTACGCCGGGCTGGCGGGAACTGTGTTTGCGACATATGGGGACACACTGCGCGGTTTGCAGGGGGCGCTTCTTGTAAGCGCTGTATGTTTCTTTTTGTTAAGTGTCTTCAAGGTCATAGACCGGCTTGCCGCCTTGTTTACCCCGGTTGTAACGGGTGTCTATTTATTGCTGCTGGTGATGCAGCTGAGTCAGCCCATTATAAAAGGAATTCTCGGCATCGGCTATCGAAAGGACGGGGTGGACGGTCTTGTATTTGGCCTGGCGCTTGTTGTGATTGCTGCCGCCTTTTTGATGACAAATTCGAACATCATGTTTTTTAAGCAATATTCGATTTTATTGGCGCTGTTCGGCGGATGGGTGCTGTTTGCGGCTGCCGGAGCGGCAAAGCCGATGGAAATGCCGGACCGGCTGTTTCAGCTGCCTTCCTTGTTTCCTTTTGGCACCCCGCTATTTAACAGCGGCCTGATCATCACTTCCGTTTTTATTACCATCCTGCTGATCGTGAATATGCTGGCAAGCATGAAGGTTGTGGATATCGCCGTGAAAAAATTCGGCAAACAGCCGGATGGACAGCATCACGAACGCCATGCCGGTTTTGCCGCTTCATTCAGCCATCTGCTCAGCGGTTTGACGGGAGCCATTGCACCGGTTCCGATTTCGGGAGCCGCGGGTTTTATCGAGACGACCAAAATGCCTTCTAAAAAACCGTTTATGATTGGCAGTATTTTGGTGGTCGTGATCAGCGTGATCCCATTTTTTATGAATGCATTTGCGAGCCTGCCTTCACCTGTTGGGTTTGCGGTAAACTTTGTTGTGTTCTCCGCCATGGGCGGTCTGGCTTTTGCAGAATTTGATTCATATGAGAAAGCGGAACTGAAAAGGGTGCGGTCTGTGATCGGCATCTCGCTGCTGACAGGGGTCGGTATCATGTTTGTTCCTGAAACTGCGTTAAAGGGATTGCATCCGGTATTTATTTCTCTTTTGAGTAACGGACTCGTATTAGGGACGCTTGCTGCAATAGCGGCAGACCAGTTTCAGCTGTGGCGCAGGAAAAAATCCGACAATCTCGTGTCATCGGAGAACAAACATTGA
- a CDS encoding YwdI family protein: MNIHISALIQKMEEELKKAKTAERDEELKRYVAVVRSLCDVVLDQPETASAPRIQPSSTPSHAAPPSTDQLMMEKMMGSAGLTKYRKQEKEKQEEDGNGESLFDF; this comes from the coding sequence ATGAACATTCATATATCTGCTTTGATTCAAAAGATGGAAGAGGAGCTGAAAAAAGCAAAGACAGCAGAACGGGATGAGGAGCTGAAGCGTTATGTAGCGGTTGTCCGATCTTTGTGTGACGTCGTGCTGGATCAGCCGGAGACTGCGAGCGCGCCCCGCATCCAGCCGAGCAGCACGCCGAGTCATGCCGCGCCGCCATCGACAGACCAGCTGATGATGGAAAAAATGATGGGAAGCGCTGGATTAACTAAATATCGAAAACAGGAAAAAGAGAAGCAGGAAGAGGATGGAAACGGAGAATCTTTATTTGATTTTTAA